A single Triticum dicoccoides isolate Atlit2015 ecotype Zavitan chromosome 2A, WEW_v2.0, whole genome shotgun sequence DNA region contains:
- the LOC119353411 gene encoding uncharacterized protein LOC119353411 gives MASPPPWSDDLLGLLVAVLDAVCSSIWRSVASQPPSSPWSELPDEILNLVMAGLPNLADRARFQLVCRSWRASAPPPPQVPWMRTVLRSWQAVSCPPPRQRPWKWIDSACRRPSVPSRLPQRPWIVLPGGFYNHDGIYTYIRECTGHGFATGKQECTPFKRSNINSSFPDSLRCVGSTDGWLALDYADDKNKIHTYFLHNPFSKEVVALPELDAIVGNSSELFQIRKVLIRSTPGDQLVVIMTNNWNYPIILIPPGKGAWLPRPQATPFINIIDIVLLGNRLYGITQAEDLFSLNVSFNADGIPTVTNIKHHIRSGDADSSVESDLDEDQHHYCENEEDRLQGNLYELRTIGDNMINDGILWDEMPYAPNDHLATFWYLLESCGKLIMVKRQLQFPKCCYVKFTRKLEVFEADFSARTWLPVSGGLGGQALFISKRFSKSVSAFGEREEDAIYFIDTGEVFNIKSKTQSRPVERSVDSRCSTWIFPPS, from the exons ATGGCGTCGCCGCCGCCGTGGTCCGACGACCTCCTAGGTCTCCTCGTCGCCGTCCTCGACGCGGTGTGCTCTTCCATCTGGCGCTCCGTTGCTTCTCAGCCGCCTTCTTCGCCGTGGTCGGAACTCCCAGACGAGATCCTAAATCTGGTGATGGCCGGCCTCCCTAACCTGGCAGACCGCGCTCGATTCCAGTTGGTGTGTCGATCCTGGCGCGCCTCGGCTCCCCCTCCGCCGCAAGTGCCGTGGATGCGGACGGTGCTGCGTTCCTGGCAAGCGGTTTCCTGCCCCCCTCCGCGGCAGCGGCCTTGGAAGTGGATCGACTCCGCGTGCCGCCGTCCGTCCGTCCCCTCACGTCTGCCGCAGCGGCCTTGGATCGTGCTGCCCGGCGGCTTCTACAACCACGACGGCATCTACACTTACATCAGAGAGTGCACAGGACACGG GTTCGCCACTGGCAAGCAGGAGTGCACCCCGTTCAAGCGCTCCAACATCAACAGCTCCTTCCCCGACAGCTTGCGATGCGTTGGCTCCACCGACGGCTGGCTCGCCCTCGACTACGCTGATGATAAGAACAAAATTCATACCTACTTCTTGCACAATCCTTTCTCTAAGGAAGTTGTGGCTCTCCCCGAGCTTGATGCCATCGTCGGTAATAGTTCCGAGTTATTTCAGATCCGCAAGGTGCTCATCCGATCGACCCCTGGTGACCAGCTCGTCGTTATCATGACCAACAATTGGAACTATCCGATCATCTTAATCCCACCGGGAAAGGGCGCGTGGTTACCGAGGCCACAAGCAACCCCCTTCATCAACATTATTGACATCGTGCTCTTAGGAAACAGGCTCTACGGGATCACCCAGGCAGAGGACCTCTTCTCCTTGAATGTAAGCTTTAATGCTGATGGCATACCCACAGTCACCAATATCAAGCACCACATCAGATCGGGCGATGCTGATTCCAGTGTGGAGAGCGACTTAGATGAGGACCAACACCATTATTGTGAGAACGAAGAGGATCGGCTTCAGGGCAACTTGTATGAATTGAGGACAATTGGAGACAACATGATCAATGATGGCATCCTGTGGGATGAGATGCCTTATGCTCCCAATGATCACCTCGCCACATTTTGGTACTTACTTGAGTCGTGTGGGAAGCTAATCATGGTGAAGCGTCAATTGCAATTTCCTAAATGTTGTTATGTCAAATTCACTCGTAAGTTGGAGGTTTTTGAGGCAGATTTCAGCGCACGCACATGGTTGCCGGTGTCAGGTGGGCTAGGTGGCCAAGCACTTTTCATCAGCAAACGCTTCAGCAAGTCTGTTTCTGCTtttggagagagagaggaggatgcTATTTATTTTATCGATACAGGTGAGGTGTTCAACATAAAATCCAAAACTCAAAGCCGGCCAGTAGAAAGAAGCGTCGATTCCCGTTGCTCAACATGGATCTTCCCTCCAAGCTAG